The Daucus carota subsp. sativus chromosome 7, DH1 v3.0, whole genome shotgun sequence genome window below encodes:
- the LOC108192439 gene encoding uncharacterized protein LOC108192439: MEACRLLKELTLGRGTEFIKVRISREWEGRKAGATYATTKTYIIIDEEGTQFQAGPLQFGLIADFSKRLQLGTVYLISDYDVVPAPDTYRPVPGEYAINFHRKTNVKKLGDVPAIPMLQFGLKTFAQARGRLGDVVTLIDVVGKLKDYTDIQTAKSGKKSLDIVLSDERDEITLTLWENQAFDFLNRKNEYNQPNVVVIITGTSTRLVRGEIVLWSSSSTQYFFNIDHEAVTTLRESTKLENTIIPTLVPSMRTQDQPMTANVETVPIAELFEAQLPDGKNFIEFYTKATVIGLFPAHGWYYTGCNKCGKKLNDFAQCIKCSDETKPIPVYKVTLAVQDSTSDTSFVIFDRHVMQLIKVSAQHLLNTDQNATPEIIPSVLNNMVGKTCIFKLKLNQYNTVQHREGFTVTDIEEVEMTRPTAISKIDSFEDKPEHNLAHQTKEPSKRHLQNKRKTPDDHKNSDQLLPNPENTSKSFLEVKQYHDAPRDTMNGDQIPPANSGTKGKSENKSRRSKT, translated from the exons ATGGAGGCATGCAGATTATTGAAGGAACTAACTCTTGGAAGAGGAACAGAATTCATTAAAgttagaatttcaagagaaTGGGAAGGGAGAAAAGCAGGAGCGACATATGCCACAACCAAAACTTATATCATTATTGACGAAGAG GGAACCCAATTCCAGGCCGGGCCACTGCAGTTTGGTTTGATAGCAGATTTCTCAAAAAGACTGCAACTTGGAACTGTATACTTGATCTCAGACTATGATGTAGTCCCTGCGCCCGACACTTACAGGCCTGTGCCGGGAGAGTATGCTATTAACTTCCATCGAAAGACCAATGTCAAGAAACTTGGCGATGTACCAGCTATACCTATGCTTCAATTTGGCCTGAAGACTTTCGCACAGGCAAGAGGAAGACTCGGAGATGTTGTAACTCTTATAG atgtTGTGGGAAAGTTGAAAGATTATACCGATATACAAACTGCAAAAAGCGGGAAGAAGTCATTAGATATTGTCCTCTCAGACGAAAG GGATGAGATAACACTCACACTGTGGGAGAATCAAGCATTTGATTTCCTCAACCGGAAAAATGAGTACAACCAGCCAAATGTCGTCGTTATCATAACTGGAACTTCCACTAGACTTGTCAGAG GAGAAATTGTGTTGTGGTCAAGCAGTTCAACACAGTACTTTTTCAACATTGACCACGAAGCTGTCACAACACTCCGTGAAAGTACTAAATTGGAAAATACTATAATACCCACACTTGTGCCATCTATGAGGACCCAGGACCAACCGATGACGGCGAATGTTGAAACTGTTCCAATAGCAGAACTGTTTGAAGCACAACTACCGGATGGAAAAAAT TTTATTGAATTCTATACTAAAGCAACGGTGATTGGCTTATTTCCCGCCCATGGATGGTATTATACTGGGTGCAACAAGTGCGGCAAAAAATTGAATGACTTCGCCCAATGTATCAAATGTTCGGATGAAACAAAACCAATACCGGTATATAAAGTAACACTTGCAGTTCAGGATTCAACTTCTGATACGTCGTTTGTCATATTTGATAGACATGTCATGCAACTAATAAAAGTCTCAGCACAACATTTACTCAACACTGACCAG AACGCAACCCCAGAGATTATTCCATCGGTTTTAAATAACATGGTGGGCAAGACCTGCATATTTAAGCTAAAACTGAATCAATACAATACAGTTCAGCATAGAGAAGGGTTCACAGTGACGGACATAGAAGAAGTGGAAATGACAAGACCAACTGCCATTTCAAAAATTGATTCTTTCGAAGACAAGCCAGAACATAACTTGGCCCATCAAACCAAGGAACCATCCAAACGTCACCTTCAGAACAAGAGAAAAACACCAGATGATCATAAAAATTCAGACCAACTTCTACCTAATCCAGAAAATACATCAAAGAGCTTTTTAGAAGTCAAACAATATCATGATGCTCCGAGGGATACAATGAATGGAGATCAGATTCCACCAGCAAATTCTGGTACAAAGGGAAAGTCTGAAAACAAGAGCCGACGTTCTAAGACTTAA